DNA sequence from the Thauera sedimentorum genome:
GCCGAGCAGCGGTGGCGCCACCAGCGCGACCGCCGGCGGCACCAGGTCGCCGAGCAGCAGGCGGCGGTGCGGATTGCTCATCGCCACGGTCAGCGAGATCAGCCCGACATGGATCAGCATCGTGAACATCAGGCTGTTGAAGTTGCCCGGCTGCCAGCCCCACACGATGATCGAGGACCACGACACCATGTGCGCGCCGTGCGCCAGGGCGATGCGCCGCGCCCACAGGCGTTCGTCCTGCGGCCCCGGCGCCGCGCGCCGAAAGCGCGTGTAGACGCCGATATACACCGCGATCACGACGAGTTCGATCGCCGCCCACAGCGCGGCCTTCCACGGCGCGACCCAGGTCGTCAGCAGCGCGGCGGTCACCACCGTCAGCAACGGTGCGAGGTATTTGTCGTGGATATGGTTGTCGACGTAGAGCCCGAGCTGGCTCAAGCGGACGCCGGCGTTGCGCGCGTGGTCCATGCCTTTTCCTGGAGGAGGCCGAGGCGGAATGCGGCCGCTGTCGCCCGCCCCGCAAAGCGGAGCATGTTAGCGTATGCCGATCGGCTGATTCAACCGCGTTTCGCCAGTTGCCCGAAGCCGCGCTGCGGATCGTAGCCCCAGCAGGCCAGGGTGAAGCAGGCCAGCGCGGTGCCGCACACGATCCACGGCGCCCAGCCCGGGTCTTGGCCGTAGAGCGCGAAGCGCAGCCATTCCACCGCGTAGGTGAAGGGGTTGCCCTGCGCGGCGAGGAACACCCAGCGCGCGCCCGCCTCCTCCAGCTTCCACAGCGGATAGAGCGCGGTGGAGATGAAGTACATCGGGAAGATGACGAAGTTCATCGCCCCGGCGAAGTTCTCCAGCTGGCGCACATGCACCGACAGCAGCAGGCCGAGCGCACCCAGCATCAGCGCGCCGCCCACCGCGGCGGCGAGCACCTGCGGGGTGTGCGCGCCCCACAGCGGCAGCGTGGTGCCGAGCAGCGCGGCGATGGCGACGAAGGCCACCGCCTGCAGCAAGGAGAGCACCGCGGTGGCGGCCAACTTGGCGAACAGCACCCACGCGCGCGGCAGCGGCGCGGTGAGCAGCAGGCGCATCATGCCCATCTCGCGGTCGTACACCATGGCCAGCGAGGACTGCATGCCATTGAACAGCATCACCATGCCGATCAGGCCCGGGGCGATATACTCGTCGTAGGTGATGTAGGTCTCGTAGGGCGGCACGATGGCCACCCCGAACACGTTGCGGAAACCCGCGGCGAACACCGCCAGCCACAGCACCGGGCGCACCAGCGCGGACACCAGGCGGCCGTACTGGCGGGCGAACTTGAACAGCTCGCGCGCGACGATCGCCCACAGCGCCTGCAATGCGTGGCGCAGCGGGCCGCGGGCGGGGGCATCGGCCGCGCTCAGTGCGGGCGCGCGCATCGCTTCTCGGCCTCGTCCGCGCCCAGGGTGTCGAGCGCGTTCTTCGGATGCAGGATGCCGTCGACCGGCGCGCTCGCCACCACCCCTTGGCCGTCGCTCAGCAGCAGGGTCTGGCGCAGCTGGCCGTCCCAGGGGCGGAAGGCCAGCGCCACGCCTTTGGAGCCGTCGAGCGCGAGGCCGGTCAGTTTCGCCGGCCCCTTGCCGTCCGCAGCCAGCACCGCACCCACCGCCGCCTTGCCGGCCAGCCAG
Encoded proteins:
- a CDS encoding ABC transporter permease, with amino-acid sequence MRAPALSAADAPARGPLRHALQALWAIVARELFKFARQYGRLVSALVRPVLWLAVFAAGFRNVFGVAIVPPYETYITYDEYIAPGLIGMVMLFNGMQSSLAMVYDREMGMMRLLLTAPLPRAWVLFAKLAATAVLSLLQAVAFVAIAALLGTTLPLWGAHTPQVLAAAVGGALMLGALGLLLSVHVRQLENFAGAMNFVIFPMYFISTALYPLWKLEEAGARWVFLAAQGNPFTYAVEWLRFALYGQDPGWAPWIVCGTALACFTLACWGYDPQRGFGQLAKRG